A part of Mycolicibacterium sp. TUM20985 genomic DNA contains:
- a CDS encoding cobyric acid synthase, which translates to MMVAGLCRLLARKGIRVAPFKAQNMSNNSAVTIEGGEIGRAQAMQARAAGLEPSVRFNPVLLKPGGDRTSQLVVMGQVTGTVAAGDYFHHRAMLAEVVNAELASLRSEFDVVICEGAGSPAEINLRATDLANMGLARAADLPVIVIGDIDRGGLLAHLFGTVAVLEPEDQRLIAGFVVNKFRGDPALLAPGLDQLERLSGRPTYGVIPHDDGLWLDAEDSLSVQGHRIVGIPAEPRGADALRVAAIRLPRISNSTDVEALACEPGVLVRWVADAADLADADVVVLPGSKATVSDLAWLRERGLADGVRAHAASGRAVLGICGGFQMLCRTIDDPVESGLRGIEGLGLLDADVVFEPAKTLKLWGGDGPVPLRGYEIHHGRVARTSEDNWLDVGIRRGGVYGTHWHGLLDNDEVRRGWLTDAATLAGRRGFVVADDVDVTARRDAQLDVMADLLTAHLDVAAVMELLSHGAPPRPVIASTVTQR; encoded by the coding sequence ATGATGGTGGCCGGACTCTGTCGGCTGTTGGCGCGCAAGGGTATCCGGGTCGCGCCGTTCAAGGCGCAGAACATGTCCAACAACTCGGCCGTCACCATCGAAGGCGGGGAGATCGGTCGCGCCCAAGCCATGCAGGCCCGGGCTGCGGGTCTAGAGCCGAGTGTGCGATTCAACCCGGTCCTGCTCAAACCCGGCGGTGACCGGACGTCGCAACTGGTGGTCATGGGTCAGGTCACGGGCACCGTCGCCGCAGGTGACTACTTCCACCATCGCGCCATGCTCGCCGAGGTGGTCAACGCTGAACTCGCTTCGCTGAGAAGCGAATTCGACGTCGTCATCTGTGAGGGCGCTGGCTCACCCGCCGAGATCAACCTGCGGGCAACCGATCTGGCGAACATGGGCCTGGCACGCGCGGCGGACCTGCCCGTGATCGTGATCGGTGACATCGACCGCGGCGGTCTACTGGCACACCTGTTCGGGACCGTGGCCGTCCTCGAGCCCGAGGACCAGCGGCTGATCGCGGGTTTCGTGGTCAACAAGTTCCGCGGTGATCCGGCGTTGCTGGCGCCAGGCCTCGATCAGCTCGAACGGCTCAGCGGTCGGCCGACCTACGGCGTCATTCCGCACGACGACGGACTGTGGCTCGACGCGGAGGACTCGCTGTCGGTCCAGGGCCACCGGATCGTGGGAATCCCCGCGGAGCCCAGGGGCGCAGATGCCCTACGCGTGGCGGCGATCCGCCTGCCCCGCATCTCCAACTCGACCGACGTGGAGGCGCTGGCCTGCGAGCCGGGTGTGCTGGTCCGGTGGGTCGCCGACGCCGCGGACCTCGCCGACGCCGACGTCGTGGTGCTACCGGGCAGCAAGGCGACGGTGTCGGATCTGGCCTGGCTGCGCGAGCGTGGGCTCGCCGATGGCGTGCGCGCGCACGCCGCATCCGGACGGGCCGTGCTCGGTATCTGCGGCGGGTTCCAAATGCTGTGCCGAACCATCGACGATCCCGTCGAATCGGGCCTACGCGGAATCGAGGGTCTGGGACTGCTGGACGCCGACGTCGTCTTCGAGCCCGCCAAGACGTTGAAACTCTGGGGCGGCGACGGGCCCGTCCCCCTTCGGGGATACGAGATCCACCACGGTCGGGTGGCGCGGACCTCGGAGGACAATTGGCTGGACGTCGGCATCCGGCGCGGCGGGGTCTACGGGACGCACTGGCACGGGCTCCTCGACAACGACGAGGTGCGGCGCGGTTGGCTCACCGACGCGGCGACGTTGGCGGGACGACGGGGTTTCGTGGTTGCCGACGACGTCGACGTGACCGCACGCCGCGACGCCCAACTCGACGTCATGGCAGACCTCTTGACGGCGCATCTCGACGTCGCGGCGGTGATGGAGCTGCTTTCGCACGGCGCCCCGCCGCGGCCCGTCATCGCCTCGACCGTCACGCAGCGGTAG
- the map gene encoding type I methionyl aminopeptidase — translation MSVRTALRPGEVSPTLPVPKSIPRPEYAWKAGVREGSEPWVQTPEVIEKMRVAGRIAANALAEAGKAVAPGVTTDQLDRIAHDYMVDHGAYPSTLGYKGYPKSCCTSLNEIICHGIPDSTVVQDGDIVNIDVTAFIDGVHGDTNATFLAGDVSEEHRLLVERTHEATMRAIKACKPGRQLSIVGRVIEAYANRFGYNVVRDFTGHGIGTTFHNGLVVLHYDQPAVDTVLEPGMTFTIEPMINLGALDYEIWDDDWTVATIDKKWTAQFEHTLVITDDGAEILTLAQ, via the coding sequence ATGTCCGTTCGCACCGCACTGAGACCCGGCGAGGTATCCCCGACGCTGCCGGTGCCCAAGTCAATCCCGCGCCCCGAATACGCCTGGAAGGCAGGCGTCCGGGAGGGCTCCGAACCCTGGGTGCAGACACCCGAGGTCATCGAGAAGATGCGGGTCGCAGGTCGGATCGCGGCCAATGCGCTCGCTGAAGCGGGCAAGGCCGTCGCGCCGGGTGTCACCACCGACCAGCTGGACCGCATCGCCCACGACTACATGGTCGACCACGGCGCCTACCCGTCGACCCTGGGTTACAAGGGCTATCCGAAGTCGTGCTGCACGTCGCTCAACGAGATCATCTGTCACGGCATCCCGGATTCGACGGTCGTGCAGGACGGTGACATCGTCAACATCGACGTGACCGCCTTCATCGACGGCGTGCACGGCGATACGAACGCCACCTTCCTGGCCGGTGACGTCTCCGAGGAGCACCGTCTGCTGGTCGAGCGAACCCACGAGGCGACGATGCGCGCGATCAAGGCCTGCAAGCCCGGCCGCCAACTCTCGATCGTCGGCCGTGTCATCGAAGCCTACGCAAACCGGTTCGGCTACAACGTCGTTCGCGACTTCACCGGCCACGGCATCGGCACGACGTTCCACAACGGCCTGGTGGTCCTGCACTACGACCAGCCGGCCGTCGACACCGTGCTGGAGCCGGGGATGACGTTCACGATCGAGCCGATGATCAACCTCGGGGCACTGGACTACGAGATCTGGGACGACGACTGGACCGTCGCCACCATCGACAAGAAGTGGACCGCGCAGTTCGAACACACGCTGGTGATCACCGACGACGGCGCCGAGATCCTGACGCTCGCCCAGTGA